Proteins co-encoded in one Acidobacteriota bacterium genomic window:
- a CDS encoding phosphoribosylaminoimidazolesuccinocarboxamide synthase, whose translation MHKALIQTELGPLTLMARGKVRDIYSLSDKELLFVATDRISAFDHVLGTGVPDKGRILTQLSLFWFDFLKGTVKNHVLTAEPAEFPAPLQPFIDQLAGRSMIVRRAEMFPVECVARAYVSGSGWKDYQATGAICGIKLPTGLRESDRLPEPVFTPAAKINTGGHDENISFDTVVKTIGAEYANKLRDLTLEIFDRASRHAESRGLILADTKFEFGLIDGEIVLADEVLTPDSSRYWPAEGYAPGGAQPSFDKQYVRDYLESIRWNKQAPAPGLPDDVVGRTREKYLEAYRLITGRSTL comes from the coding sequence ATGCATAAAGCTCTCATTCAGACTGAACTAGGCCCTCTTACGCTCATGGCACGCGGTAAGGTCCGCGATATCTATTCGCTCAGCGACAAGGAACTCCTCTTCGTTGCCACAGATCGCATCTCTGCCTTCGACCACGTGCTTGGCACAGGCGTTCCCGACAAGGGACGAATTCTCACCCAGCTCTCTCTCTTCTGGTTTGACTTTCTGAAGGGCACCGTAAAAAACCACGTTCTGACGGCGGAGCCCGCTGAGTTCCCTGCACCGCTCCAGCCCTTCATCGACCAGCTTGCAGGCCGCAGTATGATCGTGCGCAGGGCCGAGATGTTTCCGGTGGAGTGTGTCGCACGGGCGTATGTCTCCGGTTCTGGATGGAAGGACTATCAGGCCACTGGAGCAATCTGCGGTATCAAGCTACCCACAGGTCTGCGCGAATCTGATCGCCTCCCAGAGCCGGTTTTCACTCCGGCTGCAAAGATCAACACTGGCGGGCACGACGAAAATATCTCCTTCGATACCGTCGTGAAGACGATTGGGGCAGAGTATGCCAATAAGCTTCGCGACCTGACGCTGGAGATATTCGACAGGGCTTCACGCCATGCCGAAAGCAGGGGTCTGATTCTCGCCGACACCAAGTTCGAGTTTGGCCTGATCGACGGAGAGATTGTGCTGGCCGACGAGGTACTTACGCCGGATTCCTCGCGCTATTGGCCAGCAGAGGGCTATGCGCCCGGAGGAGCGCAACCGTCGTTCGACAAGCAGTATGTTCGCGACTACCTTGAGTCTATCCGCTGGAATAAGCAGGCTCCCGCACCAGGCCTGCCCGATGACGTCGTTGGGCGCACCCGCGAAAAGTATCTTGAAGCCTACAGGCTGATTACCGGACGTTCAACCCTCTAA
- a CDS encoding histidine kinase — translation MKRELDSLVIQMHSAGVLYADAVRQFKRRYIFEVLAHHKGNQCKAAEELGMHRNTLSRTLAELDMDTAQIRNGMRRPPASERPRVESISRGILGSR, via the coding sequence TTGAAGCGCGAATTGGACAGTCTTGTTATTCAGATGCACAGTGCCGGTGTTCTCTATGCAGATGCGGTTCGGCAGTTTAAGCGCCGTTACATCTTTGAAGTCCTCGCGCACCACAAAGGCAACCAGTGCAAAGCCGCTGAAGAGCTCGGTATGCACCGCAATACGCTGAGCCGCACCCTTGCGGAACTCGATATGGATACCGCCCAGATCCGTAACGGTATGCGTCGGCCACCGGCCAGCGAGCGTCCGCGGGTGGAGAGCATCAGCCGGGGAATTTTGGGAAGCCGTTAA
- a CDS encoding CvpA family protein, translated as MTAFDWLLLTPLVYSTVQAFLRGLVRELFSLAGLVTGILVAAWNYGRLAPSLGRLTSNSGVADVVAFLLIAIGIMVAATIAGRLIHTTAHAIGLGFFNRMGGAAFGFLRGCLIGVAILTAISAFLPGTEWVKNSRLAPYFLAGAHAVSFVVPHDLEQLILNGTAQIKHNASDWIKLHH; from the coding sequence ATGACTGCATTCGACTGGCTGCTGCTCACTCCGCTTGTGTATTCCACCGTGCAGGCGTTTCTACGCGGACTGGTGAGGGAGTTGTTTTCCCTTGCAGGGCTGGTCACCGGAATCCTGGTAGCGGCATGGAACTATGGCCGTCTGGCACCATCCCTGGGGCGTCTCACCTCCAACTCCGGCGTAGCCGATGTCGTTGCCTTTCTGCTCATTGCTATTGGAATCATGGTTGCGGCCACTATCGCAGGGCGCCTGATTCACACCACAGCCCATGCCATTGGCCTCGGATTTTTCAACCGGATGGGCGGGGCGGCCTTTGGTTTCCTGCGCGGATGCCTGATCGGCGTCGCCATCCTAACGGCGATCAGTGCATTTCTACCGGGAACCGAGTGGGTTAAAAATTCCCGGCTGGCACCCTATTTCCTTGCCGGGGCACATGCGGTATCCTTCGTTGTACCTCACGACCTTGAGCAACTCATTCTGAACGGCACCGCGCAGATCAAGCACAACGCATCCGATTGGATCAAGCTGCATCATTAG